In a single window of the Serratia quinivorans genome:
- the yijD gene encoding Inner membrane protein yijD translates to MEKPSRENGTLLLALIAGLSINGSFAALFSSVVPFSIFPILTLVLAVYCLHQRYLHRAMPDGMPKLAAATFLLGVLLYSAIVRAEYPQIGSNFLPAIISVALVFWIGIKLKARKALDENTPA, encoded by the coding sequence ATGGAAAAACCAAGCCGTGAGAATGGCACCTTACTGCTGGCGTTGATTGCCGGCCTCTCGATCAACGGTTCGTTCGCCGCGTTGTTCAGCTCGGTGGTGCCGTTTTCGATTTTCCCTATCCTGACTTTGGTGCTGGCGGTTTACTGTCTGCACCAGCGTTATCTGCACCGTGCGATGCCGGACGGCATGCCCAAGCTGGCCGCAGCAACCTTCCTGTTGGGGGTGTTGTTGTACAGTGCGATCGTCCGGGCCGAATACCCGCAGATTGGCTCTAACTTCCTGCCGGCGATCATTTCCGTGGCGTTGGTGTTCTGGATTGGTATCAAGCTGAAGGCGCGCAAGGCGTTGGATGAGAATAC
- the fabR gene encoding HTH-type transcriptional repressor fabR → MGVRAQQKERTRRSLIEAAFSQLSAERSFASLSLREVSREAGIAPTSFYRHFRDVDELGLTMVDESGLMLRQLMRQARQRIAKGGSVIRTSVSTFMEFIGNNPNAFRLLLRERSGTSAAFRAAVAREIQHFIAELADYLELENHMPRSFTEAQAEAMVTIVFSAGAEALDIDIEQRRRLEERLVLQLRMISKGAYYWYRRQQEKASVSHV, encoded by the coding sequence ATGGGCGTCAGAGCACAACAAAAAGAACGGACGCGTCGTTCCCTCATCGAGGCGGCCTTCAGCCAGCTAAGCGCCGAACGCAGCTTCGCCAGCCTGAGCCTGCGTGAAGTCTCGCGTGAAGCGGGCATCGCACCGACTTCATTCTACCGCCACTTTCGTGACGTGGATGAGTTGGGGCTGACCATGGTTGATGAGAGCGGCCTGATGCTGCGGCAACTGATGCGCCAGGCGCGCCAGCGTATTGCCAAGGGCGGCAGCGTGATCCGCACCTCGGTCTCCACCTTTATGGAGTTTATCGGCAATAATCCCAACGCCTTCCGTTTGCTGTTGCGTGAGCGCTCCGGTACCTCGGCGGCTTTCCGTGCGGCAGTAGCGCGTGAGATCCAACATTTTATCGCCGAACTGGCAGATTACCTCGAGCTGGAAAACCATATGCCGCGCAGTTTTACCGAAGCGCAGGCGGAAGCCATGGTGACCATCGTGTTCAGCGCCGGTGCCGAAGCGCTGGATATCGATATCGAACAACGGCGTCGGCTTGAGGAACGTTTAGTGCTGCAACTGCGGATGATTTCCAAAGGTGCTTATTATTGGTATCGCCGCCAACAAGAAAAAGCTTCTGTATCCCACGTATAA